The Photobacterium sp. CCB-ST2H9 DNA segment GACTAGTGTGGATGCGACCCGAAAAGGACTGCCACCCAGCAGATCAGTGATAAACACAATGCCGTCACCGGTATCCACCTGCTCCAGTGCCGCTTTAAATTGTTGTTCCAGTAATTGGGTGGTGGACTCTGGCGGAAAATCGATAGCGATCACTTGCTCCTGTTCGCCTAAAACCTGCAGCATGGCGGCTTCCATACCGCTGGCAAATGCCCCGTGGCCACTCATAATCACACCTAACATAACGACTTCTCTCCGTTGCAAAGGGATGGGCCGCTCAGGCGGCCCTGTTTTTACTCGGGTTTACAGAAATCCGGCAAATTTTCCGGTAATACCCAGGACGACAGTGATGATGATCAGACGGATCGGACTCCAGCCGCGTTTCACCAGTGCGTACATTGCCAGGGTGTACATCAGTGGCAGGAATGCTGGCATCAGCTTGTCAATCACGCCTTCCTGAACCTTAACCACCGCATCACCGGCAGTAATTTCAAGCGTGGTGCCCAGACGGACATAAGTTGCGACCAGCGCACCAATTACGGTCATCCCCACGATGGATGCGGCGTGGCTGACTTTTTTGGTGTTGGCTTTAATCAGCGGAATTGCAGCAACCCCCATGCGATAGGCATAATGCGCCAAGCCGAATCTCAGGCCGAAGTGGACGATGTTAAACAGCAGGAAGAAGACCACTGCGCCCAATATTGATCCTTGCAGGGCGAGGTCGGCACCAATCCCACCGCAGATAGGCAGCAGAGTGAGCCAGAACATGGCATCTCCGATCCCGCCCAGCGGTGCACCAACGGCAATTTTGGTGTTCTGGATACTGCTGACGTTCTGCTTGGAACGCTCCATCGCCAGCACAATTCCCATGACAAAAGTC contains these protein-coding regions:
- the agaF gene encoding PTS galactosamine/N-acetylgalactosamine transporter subunit IIA; the encoded protein is MLGVIMSGHGAFASGMEAAMLQVLGEQEQVIAIDFPPESTTQLLEQQFKAALEQVDTGDGIVFITDLLGGSPFRVASTLVMARNDAEVVTGANLQMILEMMLERDELTPAEFRVQALECGHRGMTSLADELANRSRAECPNEGI
- the agaE gene encoding PTS N-acetylgalactosamine transporter subunit IID; translation: MGSNKNIDLNQVQEAAADEYQDKTIGAELTKSDINKMAWRSLLLQASFNFERMQASGWLYGLLPGLKKIHTNKVDLAKSMKGHMGFFNTHPFLVTFVMGIVLAMERSKQNVSSIQNTKIAVGAPLGGIGDAMFWLTLLPICGGIGADLALQGSILGAVVFFLLFNIVHFGLRFGLAHYAYRMGVAAIPLIKANTKKVSHAASIVGMTVIGALVATYVRLGTTLEITAGDAVVKVQEGVIDKLMPAFLPLMYTLAMYALVKRGWSPIRLIIITVVLGITGKFAGFL